A stretch of Aphanothece sacrum FPU1 DNA encodes these proteins:
- a CDS encoding alpha/beta hydrolase encodes MIINLLLKAIISGAGITIITYFAACFALLLWQHRLIFVPSRKVNTTPQDLGLTYEDVWLSVSSFQRQGERLHGWWIPNNLKGDRVLLYLHGNGGNISYNLGPAQRFNKLGFSVFMIDYCGYGRSGGEFPTEAEVYRDAQLAWNYLVEERQIQPKNIFIYGHSLGGAIAIDLGVRQPHAAGIIVENTFTSIREMVDERGLMYRLFPIELILQQRFDSLSKLRLLQVPLLLIHGISDSTVPAKMSQRLFNAANVPKKLLLVPDAGHNNVGAVSEEKYDQTVSEFSELVRHTQAKSMIDIRFESYY; translated from the coding sequence ATGATCATCAACCTTTTGTTAAAAGCAATCATCAGTGGCGCAGGAATTACCATTATTACCTATTTTGCTGCTTGTTTTGCTTTATTACTCTGGCAACATCGTCTTATTTTTGTTCCCTCTCGTAAGGTAAACACCACTCCCCAAGATTTAGGATTAACTTATGAGGATGTTTGGTTATCTGTGTCCAGTTTTCAACGTCAAGGAGAACGTTTACATGGATGGTGGATACCTAATAATTTAAAGGGCGATCGCGTTTTACTCTATTTACACGGAAATGGGGGCAATATTAGTTATAATTTAGGGCCGGCCCAACGATTTAACAAGTTAGGGTTCTCGGTTTTTATGATAGACTATTGCGGTTATGGTCGTAGTGGGGGAGAGTTTCCCACCGAAGCAGAAGTCTATCGGGATGCTCAACTGGCCTGGAATTATTTAGTCGAAGAACGCCAAATACAACCGAAAAATATCTTTATTTATGGTCATTCTTTAGGAGGCGCGATCGCTATTGATCTAGGAGTTCGTCAACCTCATGCGGCCGGAATTATAGTAGAAAATACCTTCACTTCCATCAGAGAAATGGTAGATGAAAGAGGTTTAATGTATCGTTTATTTCCCATTGAATTAATTTTGCAACAAAGATTTGATTCTTTGAGTAAATTACGATTATTACAAGTTCCTTTACTCTTGATTCATGGAATTAGCGATAGCACGGTTCCTGCTAAAATGAGTCAACGATTATTTAATGCAGCTAACGTTCCTAAAAAATTATTACTTGTTCCCGATGCAGGTCATAATAATGTGGGTGCAGTGAGTGAGGAAAAGTATGATCAAACTGTGAGCGAGTTTTCCGAATTAGTGCGTCATACTCAAGCTAAATCTATGATAGATATCAGATTTGAGTCATACTATTAA
- the petD gene encoding cytochrome b6-f complex subunit IV: MATEKKPDLSDPKLRAKLAQGMGHNYYGEPAWPNDLLYIFPVVILGTMGLLVGLAVLDPGLVGEPADPFATPLEILPEWYLYPVFQILRILPNKLLGIACQAAVPLGLMLIPFIESVNKFQNPFRRPIATTVFLVGTVVTIWLGAGATFPIDKSLTLGLF, translated from the coding sequence ATGGCAACTGAAAAAAAGCCAGATCTAAGCGATCCTAAATTACGGGCCAAACTGGCCCAAGGTATGGGCCACAACTATTACGGTGAACCTGCTTGGCCTAATGACCTTCTTTATATTTTCCCTGTGGTTATCTTAGGAACTATGGGCCTTCTGGTTGGATTAGCAGTTCTTGATCCGGGTTTAGTGGGAGAACCTGCTGATCCTTTTGCTACTCCCCTGGAAATTTTACCTGAATGGTATCTCTATCCTGTGTTCCAGATTTTGCGGATTTTACCCAACAAACTTTTAGGAATCGCTTGTCAAGCGGCTGTTCCTTTAGGTTTAATGTTGATTCCTTTTATTGAAAGTGTCAACAAATTCCAAAATCCTTTCCGTCGTCCTATTGCTACGACTGTTTTCCTCGTTGGTACTGTTGTTACTATCTGGTTAGGTGCGGGTGCTACTTTCCCCATCGATAAGTCTTTGACTTTAGGCTTATTCTAG
- the petB gene encoding cytochrome b6 — translation MFTKQVTDSKLYQWFNDRLEIEAISDDISSKYVPPHVNIFYCLGGITLVCFLIQFATGFAMTFYYKPTVTDAFASVEYIMNEVNFGWLIRSIHRWSASMMVLMMILHVFRVYLTGGFKKPRELTWITGVVLAVITVSFGVTGYSLPWDQVGYWAVKIVSGVPAAIPVVGDQMVELLRGGQSVGQSTLTRFYSLHTFVFPWLIAVFMLAHFLMIRKQGISGPL, via the coding sequence ATGTTTACCAAACAAGTTACAGATTCCAAACTTTACCAATGGTTTAATGATCGTCTTGAAATCGAGGCGATTTCTGACGACATTTCTAGTAAATACGTCCCTCCCCATGTCAATATTTTCTACTGTCTGGGGGGGATCACCCTGGTTTGCTTCCTGATCCAGTTTGCCACTGGGTTCGCCATGACATTCTATTACAAACCAACGGTAACAGATGCCTTTGCTTCCGTTGAGTACATTATGAATGAGGTGAACTTCGGTTGGTTGATTCGGTCTATCCATCGTTGGTCAGCGAGTATGATGGTGCTGATGATGATCCTGCACGTTTTCCGCGTTTACTTAACTGGTGGCTTCAAAAAGCCCCGTGAGTTAACCTGGATAACTGGGGTTGTCTTAGCTGTTATTACCGTTTCCTTTGGGGTAACAGGTTATTCCCTTCCTTGGGATCAGGTTGGTTACTGGGCGGTTAAAATCGTTTCAGGTGTCCCTGCTGCTATCCCTGTAGTGGGCGATCAGATGGTTGAATTATTACGGGGTGGTCAAAGTGTAGGACAATCTACTCTGACTCGTTTCTACAGCTTACATACCTTTGTCTTTCCCTGGTTAATTGCTGTCTTCATGCTGGCTCATTTCTTAATGATTCGTAAACAAGGGATTTCGGGGCCCTTGTAA
- a CDS encoding NERD domain-containing protein: MSKTLSNLFHDSDITDKAQNRLYSLFKKQLPDDFTIFSSVKWTVNHSNSGQQKTDADLVIISPQFNTVVLKIREGDISYDQGNWYNNNNLIPDPFQQAIETKYSLLQYLQEHDFWSDKPIVISEAVAFPDVSINNAFGLDIPQTLILDQPQLFNLRNWLKSVMSYSENQQQIEFALSQENKKQNINYDQQQSFPISVVSQISMTQNSKSLMELSPEQLELLEFLKYHNRVAINSCSDSEKTLLIIEQVNRLHQKKLSILVISYKRSSTKYIRHQLGEREDLQINDFYELSKSIIKKAINHDINLKKYPNKKLLFDEILPTLLLKSIAKIDLSFDAIIVTQGHKINKLWWLALKELLKDPEQGYFYLFYNTSQKTVQKHWYPPLEEAPYCLLNHWDNYQINCL, translated from the coding sequence GTGTCCAAAACTCTCTCTAATCTTTTTCATGATTCAGACATTACCGACAAAGCTCAAAACCGTTTATATTCTCTCTTTAAAAAGCAATTACCTGATGATTTTACAATTTTTTCTTCCGTAAAATGGACAGTTAATCATTCTAATTCTGGACAGCAAAAAACAGATGCAGATTTGGTCATTATTTCTCCCCAATTCAATACAGTAGTTCTGAAAATCAGGGAGGGGGACATTTCCTATGATCAAGGAAACTGGTACAATAATAATAATCTTATCCCCGATCCGTTTCAACAAGCTATAGAGACTAAATATAGTCTCTTACAATATTTACAAGAACATGACTTTTGGAGTGATAAACCCATTGTTATCTCAGAAGCAGTTGCTTTTCCTGATGTCAGTATTAATAATGCATTTGGTTTAGACATTCCGCAAACGCTTATTCTAGATCAACCTCAGTTATTTAATTTAAGAAATTGGCTAAAATCTGTCATGAGTTATTCAGAAAATCAGCAGCAGATAGAATTCGCGTTGAGTCAAGAAAATAAAAAACAAAATATAAATTATGATCAGCAGCAATCTTTTCCTATTAGTGTTGTTTCGCAAATATCAATGACTCAAAATTCTAAGTCATTGATGGAATTATCACCAGAACAATTAGAACTTTTAGAATTTTTAAAGTATCATAATAGGGTTGCTATTAATAGCTGTTCAGATTCAGAGAAAACCTTACTAATAATTGAACAAGTAAATCGTTTACATCAAAAAAAATTAAGTATCTTAGTAATAAGCTATAAAAGAAGTTCAACAAAATATATTCGACATCAATTAGGAGAAAGAGAAGATTTACAGATTAATGATTTTTATGAGCTTAGTAAAAGCATTATTAAAAAAGCAATTAATCATGATATTAACCTTAAAAAATATCCCAATAAAAAGCTTTTATTTGATGAAATACTCCCAACTTTACTGCTAAAGTCAATTGCTAAAATTGATCTTAGTTTTGATGCTATTATTGTTACTCAAGGTCACAAAATCAATAAATTATGGTGGTTAGCTTTAAAAGAATTACTCAAAGATCCAGAGCAAGGTTATTTTTATTTATTTTATAATACTTCTCAAAAAACAGTCCAGAAGCATTGGTATCCTCCCCTAGAAGAAGCCCCTTATTGTTTGCTAAATCATTGGGATAATTATCAAATAAACTGCCTATGA
- the glyQ gene encoding glycine--tRNA ligase subunit alpha: MSINFQEIIAKLHEFWSDRSCLIAQPYDTEKGAGTMSPHTFLRAIGPEPWSVAYVEPCRRPTDGRYGENPNRFQHYYQYQVLIKPSPDNIQEVYLDSLRALGIHPEDHDIRFVEDNWESPTLGAWGVGWEVWLDGMEITQFTYFQQCGGIDCRPVSIEITYGLERLAMYLQNVETITKIQWNTQVNYGEIFLQNEIEQCTYNFEGSDPDLLLKLFSLYEQEAKQLIERGLVIPSLDYVLKCSHSFNLLDARGVIAVAERTRYIGRIRNLAKEVANLYLQQRETLNFPLQKSRS, from the coding sequence GTGTCAATTAATTTTCAAGAAATCATTGCTAAGTTACATGAATTTTGGAGTGATCGTAGTTGTTTAATCGCTCAACCATATGATACAGAAAAAGGTGCAGGAACCATGAGTCCTCATACCTTTTTGCGAGCAATAGGCCCCGAACCTTGGTCAGTTGCTTATGTTGAACCTTGTCGTCGTCCTACGGATGGACGTTATGGAGAAAACCCCAATCGTTTTCAGCATTATTATCAGTATCAAGTATTAATTAAACCCTCTCCTGATAATATTCAAGAGGTATATTTAGACTCTCTCAGAGCATTAGGTATTCATCCAGAAGATCATGATATTCGCTTTGTGGAAGATAACTGGGAGTCTCCAACTTTGGGTGCTTGGGGAGTAGGTTGGGAAGTATGGTTAGATGGTATGGAAATTACCCAGTTTACTTATTTTCAGCAATGTGGTGGTATAGATTGTCGTCCAGTTTCTATTGAGATAACTTATGGTTTAGAACGGTTGGCTATGTATCTACAAAATGTGGAAACAATCACCAAAATTCAATGGAATACTCAAGTAAATTATGGAGAAATTTTTCTACAAAATGAGATAGAACAATGTACTTATAATTTTGAAGGATCTGATCCAGATTTATTGTTGAAATTGTTTAGTTTATATGAACAAGAAGCTAAACAACTCATTGAACGGGGGTTAGTAATTCCTAGTTTAGATTATGTGCTTAAATGTTCCCATAGTTTCAATTTATTGGATGCTAGGGGAGTGATTGCAGTTGCAGAAAGAACTCGTTATATTGGTCGAATTCGTAATTTAGCTAAAGAAGTTGCTAATTTATATTTACAACAACGAGAAACCTTAAACTTTCCTCTACAAAAATCAAGGAGTTAG